A region of Stigmatopora nigra isolate UIUO_SnigA chromosome 6, RoL_Snig_1.1, whole genome shotgun sequence DNA encodes the following proteins:
- the LOC144198068 gene encoding uncharacterized protein LOC144198068 yields the protein MSTDDFQTKYTSFMESVVKSTIAETTKLFETMVEELKAELSKVKTENEALKTICRQTEAAKIVAITWSGQSSCPKMRDIAVQCDPLPSFSMSEMQSMEQRLNEHNEQCNEDDLVYNMLKDHNYDTAKDDNSKDSKPTMVNRVTQSIAADSTPSATCETDTEGKNIYQHCLNIEVKKPSLEMCGLFLPEEQGVEPIPLDIQHKDEQNALDLLENTTTWGTEGPINEIIEEREKLSIKVKQLEKTLMKTLFSPTKLAGDTEQVKNLTSNCEGVKPSCWVTEVSPDQTEKDVTLVLPSMEQGTSRTSKIIESHNATPLTPSVFSLSEEVLSSYSQDSNLVVKKPVADAANTVLSPPLRSQQLRDVINSLKPRDVMQLVEAGDSMDCTTSQGKTTTPDQCTVSFATLPSGVQCLILNPNLSPLLPTTANLSDKGTEEGFPNKTPFVPYTTDTNYHLQLIKNEFIAQLAVSPGIQDYHKASMNESKDGKHLCNDTSSLRKLQEKTGVTNQQCHTENHPQAKVRKATPEQRSDPKFTQNSTKKPRLESDTATENRTTDEPISICTDSKSLSPTQLTNVFSQVGLSNQQNTDINSRESRTTFQLVSVGTQHTGVSPYSQSKRDSTCKVAPILPLTDSEINITHENTAKDGFKSDSLKIEDTFESITKNTEKPFRAKNVAIQTLESNIYLRSKLTRETTDRTILKSQQTKRSTVKPSLNKYADNRLNVPGLRSRSCTTNNTMPLRNKHSPEIRNKSVTAKVNSIVKTTQLNCPPEQSGLRKTPPTPRTRSTRKSTWPKFPPPGQNRSSLTKDIPLPKTAYCESLRSYTFSKESSSKQMKVQSRSLLSKTVSLSAVRAKMTKNCSSNTREATAKKSRLNSPCSISKNTVKIQNAKELANPAKGKTMAKNKQTKSNRNNTVLNFYNIDEASELVRTSFEARTREATSFRETRSSLSIQRDKRTARAQNCFPVSPPTLSNQFIYVKAPTVVSPFQPLAVIGERLLKNQCGECGRVLSSTAALESHVSVHTGHRPFLCALCGKSFPDAKGLKRHGRVHRDERIHVCQECGKGFVYGFGLTKHIQMVHGKVKPFPCQICNKSFFTKRDVEIHLRIHTGEKPFHCNLCDKKFARKVELNVHLRWHNGEKRHWCPFCGKGFLDYNNLKRHKYIHTGEKPHSCPHCPKHFTQSGHLKKHVKNVHKAV from the exons ATGTCAACGGACGATTTCCAAACGAAATACACCTCCTTCATGGAGAGTGTAGTGAAGAGTACGATAGCAGAAACCACAAAACTTTTTGAAACTATGGTCGAGGAATTAAAGGCTGAATTATCAAAAGTCAAGACAGAAAACGAGGCTCTTAAAACAATATGTAGGCAAACGGAGGCTGCAAAAATCGTAGCGATCACTTGGTCCGGCCAAAGTAGCTGTCCGAAGATGCGTGACATAGCCGTTCAGTGTG ACCCCCTTCCTAGCTTTTCTATGTCGGAAATGCAATCAATGGAGCAAAGATTGAATGAACATAACGAGCAATGTAATGAAGACGACTTGGTGTACAACATGCTAAAGGATCACAACTATGACACTGCAAAAGATGATAATTCAAAG gattctAAACCCACTATGGTGAACAGAGTTACTCAGTCTATAGCTGCAG ATTCAACACCATCTGCAACTTGTGAAACTGACACAGAAGGGAAAAACATTTACCAACATTGTTTGAATATAGAGGTTAAAAAACCCAGTTTGGAAATGTGTGGTCTTTTCCTACCAGAGGAACAGGGAGTTGAACCAATACCGCTAGATATACAACACAAAGATGAACAAAATGCATTAGACTTGTTAGAGAATACGACCACCTGGGGAACAGAAGGGCCAATAAATGAAATCATtgaagagagagaaaagctCTCAATAAAAGTTAAGCAACTAGAAAAGACACTGATGAAAACACTTTTCTCACCTACCAAATTGGCTGGAGATACAGAACAAGTCAAGAATTTAACCTCCAATTGTGAGGGGGTCAAGCCCTCGTGTTGGGTTACAGAAGTGTCCCCTGATCAAACAGAAAAAGATGTTACCCTTGTTTTGCCATCAATGGAACAGGGAACAAGCAGGACATCAAAAATCATAGAAAGCCACAATGCTACACCTCTGACTCCTTCAGTATTTTCATTGTCAGAAGAAGTTTTGTCCTCTTATTCTCAAGATTCCAACTTAGTAGTTAAGAAACCAGTTGCTGATGCAGCAAACACTGTTCTGTCACCACCACTAAGGTCGCAACAGCTCAGGGATGTTATTAATTCTCTCAAACCTAGGGATGTAATGCAACTAGTGGAAGCAGGGGATTCAATGGATTGTACAACCTCACAGGGAAAGACAACAACCCCTGACCAATGTACTGTCTCTTTTGCTACCTTGCCATCTGGGGTTCAGTGTCTAATACTGAACCCAAATTTGTCACCACTTTTACCAACAACTGCCAATCTAAGTGACAAAGGTACAGAAGAGGGGTTTCCAAACAAGACACCTTTTGTCCCTTATACAACAGACACCAATTATCATTTACAATTAATCAAAAATGAGTTCATTGCACAGTTGGCAGTTTCACCTGGAATCCAAGATTATCACAAG GCATCAATGAATGAGTCCAAGGATGGCAAACATCTGTGCAATGATACAAGTAGCTTGCGAAAGTTACAGGAAAAAACTGGTGTTACCAATCAACAATGTCACACCGAAAATCACCCTCAAGCAAAAGTAAGAAAAGCAACTCCAGAGCAACGAAGCGACCCCAAGTTTACTCAGAATAGTACTAAAAAACCGCGATTAGAGAGTGATACCGCTACTGAAAACAGGACAACCGATGAACCTATTTCCATTTGCACTGATTCTAAAAGTCTAAGTCCCACACAGCTAACAAATGTGTTCTCCCAAGTTGGTCTCAGTAATCAACAAAATACAGATATCAATTCACGTGAAAGTAGGACTACATTTCAGCTGGTTTCTGTTGGGACCCAACACACAGGTGTGAGTCCTTATAGTCAGTCTAAAAGAGACTCTACATGCAAAGTTGCACCTATCCTCCCCTTGACAGATTCTGAAATTAACATCACCCATGAAAATACAGCAAAAGATGGATTCAAGTCTGACAGTCTAAAAATAGAAGATACTTTTGAGTCCAttacaaaaaacactgaaaagccCTTTAGAGCCAAAAATGTGGCAATACAAACATTGGAATCTAACATATATCTAAGGTCAAAATTAACTAGAGAAACAACTGATAGGACAATTCTAAAATCCCAACAAACAAAGCGGTCTACTGTAAAACCTAGCCTAAATAAATACGCAGATAACAGGTTAAATGTGCCTGGTTTGCGTTCAAGGTCATGTACTACTAATAATACCATGCCTCTAAGGAATAAACACTCACCTGAGATTCGCAACAAATCTGTTACTGCTAAGGTTAATTCTATTGTTAAAACAACCCAACTTAATTGTCCTCCGGAACAATCTGGCCTTAGAAAGACTCCCCCTACTCCCAGGACAAGATCAACTAGAAAGTCTACTTGGCCAAAATTTCCTCCTCCCGGACAGAATCGGTCCAGTTTAACAAAGGATATTCCCCTCCCTAAAACAGCATATTGTGAATCTCTCAGAAGTTACACATTTTCTAAAGAGTCTTCATCCAAACAGATGAAAGTACAGTCCCGTTCATTATTGAGTAAAACTGTTTCGTTAAGTGCAGTCAGggcaaaaatgactaaaaattgtTCAAGTAATACTAGAGAAGCTACTGCTAAGAAATCTAGATTGAATTCACCTTGTTCtatttcaaaaaatactgtaaagaTACAAAATGCAAAGGAATTAGCCAATCCGGCTAAAGGTAAGACtatggcaaaaaataaacaaacaaaatctaatAGAAATAATACAGTACTAAACTTTTATAACATTGATGAAGCTTCTGAACTTGTCCGGACATCTTTTGAAGCAAGAACCAGGGAAGCAACCTCATTTAGAGAAACGAGGTCATCACTTTCAATCCAGAGAGATAAACGCACAGCAAGAGCTCAAAATTGTTTTCCAGTCTCTCCTCCAACTCTTTCCAACCAGTTCATCTATGTCAAAGCCCCAACTGTTGTGTCACCATTTCAGCCCCTAGCGGTCATTGGTGAACGACTGCTCAAGAACCAGTGTGGGGAATGTGGTCGTGTTCTTAGTAGCACCGCTGCTCTTGAGAGCCATGTCAGTGTCCATACTGGTCATAGACCATTTTTGTGCGCACTCTGTGGAAAAAGCTTCCCTGACGCTAAGGGTCTCAAGCGACATGGCAGAGTGCATCGGGATGAGAGGATCCATGTCTGCCAGGAGTGTGGGAAGGGCTTTGTCTATGGGTTTGGTCTCACCAAACATATCCAAATGGTACATGGAAAAGTCAAGCCATTTCCCTGCCAGATTTGTAACAAATCATTCTTCACAAAGCGAGATGTAGAGATCCACTTACGAATCCATACAGGAGAGAAACCTTTCCACTGTAATTTATGTGATAAAAAGTTTGCAAGGAAAGTAGAACTAAATGTGCATCTGAGGTGGCATAATGGGGAGAAAAGACACTGGTGCCCGTTTTGTGGAAAAGGATTTTTAGACTACAACAACCTTAAAAGACACAAGTATATTCATACAGGGGAGAAACCACATTCTTGCCCACATTGTCCTAAACATTTTACACAGTCCGGACACTTGAAGAAACAtgtcaaaaatgttcataaagcTGTTTGA
- the LOC144198070 gene encoding uncharacterized protein LOC144198070, producing the protein MSDLEKLTLALQAQLLDVLESVVKSAMHKITDLVQHGFLEEVKRSNQELETLRMKLEQAEIRLIDLGVDKRKANGTFLNIPSDGNGNTSEEMPVELHSDVLMSFSGQTKSDSTERLTGSQLCVRESEADEPPTILNPAKEETHSEEHAIVMPTVKKENEEGPDSLSENMSHEYSGNGQETMKADVLSNNDIETDLHILNACNNPEGLETSDTPTDILVNAHTNRMGLRPHQHRVRPDGECHTAKTNCSSQQAIQQVDYMTQSGTSRDHLIPSQSSIQRTLNGVSLRVSLKPEVFLSSDDGVGNQQVNMIVPTKPVFPCSVKQMSIPSNTLIPESLQHSEDVTCNRLQTPMKKLPNTRSKSSSSLSRTQSRARKCPEYGMNKVIQYNPNVDTLNRNPSTLNSRQSPSSNSHRSHILSHQQVNMIAPTKPVFPCSVKQMSIPSNTLIPESLQHSEDVTCNRLQTPMKKLPNTRSKSSSSLSRTQSRARKCPEYGMNKVIQYNPNVDTLNRNPSTLNSRQSPSSNSHRSHILSHPNRKPDLRRAVCCGQCGKYLTDRSNLKAHLETHRGVKPFCCSFCGRKFSKRSNLKTHRRIHTGERPYSCLTCGKGFTQKCNLIRHQSVHVSG; encoded by the exons ATGTCAGATTTGGAAAAACTCACTCTTGCCTTGCAGGCTCAACTCTTAGACGTTTTAGAAAGTGTGGTAAAGTCTGCCATGCATAAGATCACAGATCTGGTACAACACGGTTTTTTGGAAGAGGTAAAACGCAGTAACCAGGAGTTGGAGACGCTACGGATGAAGTTGGAACAGGCTGAGATCAGATTAATTGATCTTGGTGTCGATAAAAGAAAAGCAAACGGCACATTTCTTAATATTCCAAGTGATGGAAACGGCAACACTTCAGAAGAAATGCCAGTGGAGCTGCATAGCG ATGTTTTGATGTCCTTTAGTGGACAAACGAAAAGCGACTCAACTGAAAGATTGACTGGCAGCCAACTCTGTGTAAGGGAATCAGAGGCCGATGAACCTCCAACCATTCTCAACCCAGCAAAGGAGGAAACACAT AGCGAAGAACATGCCATTGTGATGCCGACTGTGAAGAAAGAAA ATGAAGAAGGACCTGATTCTCTCAGTGAAAATATGAGTCATGAATATTCAGGCAATGGCCAGGAAACCATGAAAGCCGACGTGTTATCTAACAATGACATTGAGACAGACCTACATATTTTAAATGCTTGCAACAATCCTGAAGGGCTGGAGACCTCAGACACACCAACAGATATTCTGGTGAATGCGCATACCAACCGGATGGGCCTCCGTCCTCATCAACACAGAGTTAGACCTGATGGGGAGTGTCATACAGCCAAAACCAACTGTTCCTCACAGCAAGCAATTCAGCAAGTAGACTATATGACACAATCAGGAACGAGCAGAGATCATCTTATTCCTTCTCAGTCCTCTATACAAAGAACGCTAAATGGCGTCTCACTCCGTGTTTCACTTAAGCCTGAGGTATTTCTGTCTTCAGATGATGGTGTTGGCAACCAACAAGTGAACATGATTGTGCCAACAAAGCCTGTTTTCCCATGTTCAGTAAAACAAATGTCAATTCCTTCAAACACTCTAATCCCAGAGAGTTTGCAGCATTCTGAAGATGTCACGTGTAATCGACTGCAAACTCCTATGAAAAAGCTACCCAACACAAGGTCGAAAAGCAGTTCAAGTTTGTCTAGAACTCAATCTCGAGCCCGAAAAtgtcccgaatacgggatgaataaagttatccaatacaaTCCAAATGTAGATACCTTAAACAGGAATCCCTCCACATTGAATTCCAGGCAGTCTCCGTCTTCTAACTCCCATCGTTCTCATATTTTATCCCATCAACAAGTGAACATGATTGCTCCAACAAAGCCTGTTTTCCCATGTTCAGTAAAACAAATGTCAATTCCTTCAAACACTCTAATCCCAGAGAGTTTGCAGCATTCTGAAGATGTCACCTGTAATCGACTGCAAACTCCTATGAAAAAGCTACCCAACACAAGGTCGAAAAGCAGTTCAAGTTTGTCTAGAACTCAATCTCGAGCCCGAAAAtgtcccgaatacgggatgaataaagttatccaatacaaTCCAAATGTAGATACCTTAAACAGGAATCCCTCCACATTGAATTCCAGGCAGTCTCCGTCTTCTAACTCCCATCGTTCTCATATTTTATCCCATCCAAATCGTAAACCTGATCTCAGACGTGCCGTGTGCTGTGGCCAGTGTGGGAAATATTTGACTGACCGTAGCAACCTTAAGGCCCACCTGGAAACTCACAGAGGTGTGAAACCTTTCTGCTGCTCTTTTTGTGGTCGCAAGTTCTCCAAACGGAGCAACCTCAAAACTCACCGTAGAATTCACACTGGAGAGCGCCCATACTCTTGCTTGACCTGCGGTAAAGGGTTCACACAGAAATGTAACCTGATACGCCATCAGAGTGTACATGTTTCAGGATGA